One genomic window of Streptomyces sp. WP-1 includes the following:
- a CDS encoding class E sortase, translated as MAATADETEEHTAAPDPEPAGRRRPGRIAQAVSVFGELLITVGVLLGLFVVYSLWWTNVLADRKADKEADKVREHWAQSTDAPGALDTKDGVGFLHVPAMENGSVLVEKGTSTDVLNNGVAGYYTDPVKAMLPTTGKKGNFTLAAHRDGHGAKFHNIDKLKKGDPIVFETRDDWYVYKVSSILPETSKYDVGVVDAVPKESGWKKPGHYITLTTCTPVYTSRYRYIVWGELVRVQKVDSRRTPPAELR; from the coding sequence GTGGCAGCGACCGCCGACGAGACCGAAGAACACACTGCCGCGCCCGACCCGGAGCCCGCCGGGCGGCGACGTCCGGGCAGGATCGCGCAGGCCGTCAGCGTCTTCGGTGAACTGCTCATCACCGTGGGCGTGCTGCTCGGCCTCTTCGTCGTCTACTCGCTGTGGTGGACGAACGTGCTGGCGGACCGCAAGGCCGACAAGGAGGCCGACAAGGTGCGCGAGCACTGGGCGCAGAGCACGGACGCGCCCGGCGCGCTGGACACCAAGGACGGCGTCGGCTTCCTGCACGTGCCCGCGATGGAGAACGGCTCGGTCCTGGTCGAGAAGGGCACCAGCACCGACGTCCTCAACAACGGTGTGGCCGGCTACTACACCGACCCGGTCAAGGCGATGCTCCCGACGACCGGCAAGAAGGGGAACTTCACCCTGGCCGCCCACCGCGACGGCCACGGCGCGAAGTTCCACAACATCGACAAGCTGAAGAAGGGCGACCCGATCGTCTTCGAGACCCGGGACGACTGGTACGTCTACAAGGTCTCCTCGATCCTCCCGGAGACCTCGAAGTACGACGTCGGCGTCGTCGACGCGGTCCCCAAGGAGTCCGGCTGGAAGAAGCCCGGCCACTACATCACGCTGACCACCTGCACCCCCGTCTACACCTCCCGCTACCGCTACATCGTGTGGGGCGAACTGGTCCGGGTCCAGAAGGTCGACAGCAGGCGGACGCCCCCGGCGGAGCTGCGCTGA
- a CDS encoding class E sortase, translating to MTALRPEREDLYGDGEPYESRGGAPDEAPFDAETMALRVAEPPSTGPTGASGAPAAPSGPAPAPGGRAARRKAAKRRGGRRERPAPDAASGRSAAAPAPTASPARTEDDPDRPPTRVEARRRARLAKPGPGVVASRAIGEVFITTGVLMLLFVTYQLWWTNVRAHAQAGSEAHQLQDDWANGKRNPGVFAPGQGFAILHIPKLDVVAPIAEGVSTTRVLDKGMVGHYGEAPLKTAMPDAKTGNFGLAAHRNTHGEPFRYINRLTPGDPVVVETQDTYFVYKVTSTLPVTSPSNTSVLDPIPKGSGFTKPGRYITLTTCTPEFTSKYRLIVWGKMVEVRPRSKGKPDALIE from the coding sequence GTGACCGCCCTGCGCCCCGAGCGCGAGGACTTGTACGGCGACGGGGAACCGTACGAGTCCCGCGGCGGTGCGCCCGACGAAGCTCCCTTCGACGCGGAGACGATGGCCCTGCGGGTCGCCGAACCGCCGTCCACGGGCCCCACAGGGGCCTCTGGAGCCCCAGCGGCCCCCTCCGGCCCCGCACCCGCCCCCGGTGGCCGCGCGGCCCGCAGAAAGGCGGCCAAGCGGCGCGGCGGGCGCCGGGAGCGGCCGGCCCCGGACGCCGCTTCCGGGAGGTCCGCCGCCGCGCCCGCGCCGACGGCGTCCCCCGCCCGGACCGAGGACGATCCGGACCGCCCGCCGACCCGGGTCGAGGCCCGGCGGCGGGCACGGCTGGCCAAGCCGGGGCCCGGGGTGGTCGCGAGCCGCGCGATCGGTGAGGTGTTCATCACCACCGGCGTGCTGATGCTGCTGTTCGTCACCTACCAGCTGTGGTGGACCAACGTCCGCGCGCACGCGCAGGCCGGCAGCGAGGCCCATCAGCTCCAGGACGACTGGGCGAACGGCAAGCGCAACCCGGGGGTCTTCGCGCCCGGGCAGGGCTTCGCCATCCTGCACATCCCCAAGCTGGACGTGGTGGCGCCGATCGCGGAGGGCGTCAGCACCACCCGGGTCCTCGACAAGGGCATGGTCGGGCACTACGGCGAGGCGCCGCTGAAGACGGCGATGCCGGACGCCAAGACCGGTAATTTCGGGCTCGCGGCGCACCGCAACACCCACGGCGAGCCGTTCCGCTACATCAACAGGCTCACCCCCGGCGACCCCGTGGTGGTCGAGACCCAGGACACGTACTTCGTCTACAAGGTGACGTCGACCCTCCCGGTCACCTCGCCGTCCAACACCAGCGTGCTGGACCCGATCCCGAAGGGCTCGGGCTTCACCAAGCCCGGCCGCTACATCACCCTGACCACCTGTACACCCGAGTTCACCAGCAAGTACCGGCTGATCGTCTGGGGCAAGATGGTCGAGGTACGCCCCCGCAGCAAGGGCAAGCCGGACGCGCTCATCGAGTAA
- a CDS encoding aminodeoxychorismate/anthranilate synthase component II, which translates to MSARILVVDNYDSFVFNLVQYLYQLGAECEVLRNDEVSTAHAQDGFDGVLLSPGPGTPEQAGVCVEMVRHCAATGVPVFGVCLGMQSMQVAYGGVVDRAPELLHGKTSPVEHEGKGVFAGLPSPFIATRYHSLAAEPATVPAELEVTARTHDGIIMGLRHRELPVEGVQFHPESVLTEHGHRMLANWLAECGDQGAVARSAGLAPVVGRATA; encoded by the coding sequence GTGAGTGCGCGCATTCTCGTCGTGGACAACTACGACAGCTTCGTCTTCAACCTCGTCCAGTACCTGTACCAGCTGGGCGCCGAGTGCGAGGTGCTGCGCAACGACGAGGTGTCGACCGCGCACGCGCAGGACGGCTTCGACGGCGTCCTGCTCTCACCCGGGCCCGGCACCCCCGAGCAGGCCGGGGTCTGCGTGGAGATGGTCCGGCACTGCGCGGCCACCGGGGTGCCGGTCTTCGGCGTGTGCCTGGGCATGCAGTCGATGCAGGTGGCGTACGGCGGCGTGGTGGACCGGGCGCCCGAGCTGCTGCACGGCAAGACCTCCCCGGTCGAGCACGAGGGCAAGGGCGTCTTCGCCGGGCTGCCCTCCCCCTTCATCGCGACCCGCTACCACTCCCTGGCCGCCGAGCCCGCGACGGTCCCGGCCGAGCTGGAGGTCACGGCCCGCACCCACGACGGCATCATCATGGGCCTGCGCCACCGTGAACTGCCCGTCGAGGGTGTGCAGTTCCACCCGGAGTCGGTGCTGACCGAGCACGGCCACCGGATGCTGGCCAACTGGCTGGCGGAGTGCGGCGACCAGGGTGCCGTGGCGAGGTCGGCGGGGCTCGCCCCGGTGGTGGGCAGGGCCACGGCGTGA
- a CDS encoding class E sortase codes for MRLIVRTLSELCVTVGTLIVLFVAYVLFWTGVRADGAMAGQIDQLHRQWSTGSVPAATATAAPGDPAAAPPPPAPYRYGKPFAIMYIPRLGSTWNKPVLEGTGRDVLAKGLAHYSGTARLGQVGNFAVAGHRRTYGDPLEDFPRLRPGDAVVLTDGTTWFTYRIDKGPYKTVPTDIGVIDPVPRKSGYPRPGRYLTLTTCDPEWGHSHRLIVWAHLDSTRPVESGEPDALRR; via the coding sequence GTGCGCCTGATCGTGAGGACTCTCAGCGAGCTGTGCGTCACCGTGGGCACCCTGATCGTGCTCTTCGTCGCCTACGTCCTCTTCTGGACCGGCGTACGGGCCGACGGCGCCATGGCCGGCCAGATCGACCAGCTGCACCGGCAGTGGTCCACGGGCAGCGTGCCGGCCGCGACGGCCACCGCCGCTCCGGGCGACCCCGCCGCCGCGCCCCCGCCCCCGGCGCCGTACCGCTACGGCAAGCCCTTCGCGATCATGTACATCCCCCGGCTCGGTTCCACGTGGAACAAGCCCGTCCTCGAAGGCACCGGCCGGGACGTGCTGGCGAAGGGGCTCGCGCACTACAGCGGCACCGCCCGGCTCGGCCAGGTGGGCAATTTCGCGGTGGCCGGGCACCGGCGCACGTACGGCGATCCGCTCGAGGACTTCCCCCGGCTGCGGCCCGGGGACGCGGTGGTGCTCACCGACGGAACCACCTGGTTCACGTATCGGATCGACAAAGGGCCCTACAAAACCGTCCCGACCGACATCGGCGTCATCGACCCTGTGCCACGGAAGTCCGGCTACCCGCGTCCGGGCCGCTATCTGACGCTGACCACGTGCGATCCCGAATGGGGCCACAGTCACCGGCTGATCGTCTGGGCGCATCTGGACTCCACCCGGCCTGTGGAGTCAGGCGAACCGGACGCGCTGCGCCGCTAG
- a CDS encoding DUF881 domain-containing protein, protein MSNSADSPGTGAMGSGPRRGPRVRPVRMLTAAVFALAGLIFFTSFDTAKGTDIRQDGSLLKLSDLIQQRSRKNKDLDESNASLRDGVESLAKSDGGSTKAQDRRLTGLEKSAGTQELTGRAVTVTLNDAPPNATAKLPGYPPPQPDYLVIHQQDLQAVVNALWQGGAKGIKVMDQRLISTSAVRCVGNTLILQGRVYSPPYKITAIGDPGRLQQALADSKAIQTYMVYVNVYGLGWKVADDGTVTLPGYSGTVDLHYAKPVQ, encoded by the coding sequence TTGAGCAATTCTGCCGACTCCCCCGGTACGGGAGCAATGGGTTCCGGCCCCCGTCGCGGGCCGCGGGTGCGCCCGGTGCGGATGCTCACCGCGGCCGTCTTCGCGCTCGCCGGCCTGATCTTCTTCACCAGCTTCGACACGGCCAAGGGCACCGACATCCGTCAGGACGGCTCCCTGCTGAAACTGTCCGACCTGATCCAGCAGCGCAGCCGCAAGAACAAGGACCTCGACGAGTCCAACGCCTCCCTGCGCGACGGCGTGGAGTCGCTGGCGAAGAGCGACGGCGGCAGCACCAAGGCCCAGGACCGGCGGCTGACCGGCCTGGAGAAGAGCGCGGGCACCCAGGAACTCACCGGCAGGGCCGTCACCGTCACCCTGAACGACGCCCCGCCCAACGCCACCGCCAAGCTCCCCGGCTACCCCCCGCCGCAGCCCGACTACCTGGTCATCCACCAGCAGGACCTCCAGGCCGTGGTGAACGCCCTGTGGCAGGGCGGCGCCAAGGGCATCAAGGTCATGGACCAGCGGCTGATCTCCACCAGCGCGGTCCGCTGCGTCGGCAACACGCTGATCCTCCAGGGCCGCGTCTACTCACCGCCGTACAAGATCACGGCGATCGGGGACCCGGGGCGGCTCCAGCAGGCGCTCGCGGACAGCAAGGCGATTCAGACCTACATGGTCTACGTCAACGTCTACGGCCTCGGCTGGAAAGTCGCCGACGACGGCACGGTGACTCTTCCGGGTTACTCCGGCACAGTGGACCTGCACTACGCGAAGCCCGTGCAGTAG
- the crgA gene encoding cell division protein CrgA: MPKSRIRKKADFTPPPAKQAAAIKLNSHGWVAPVMLAMFVIGLAWIVVFYVTDGSLPIDALDNWNIVVGFGFIAAGFGVSTQWK; encoded by the coding sequence GTGCCGAAGTCACGTATCCGCAAGAAGGCCGACTTCACGCCGCCGCCGGCGAAGCAGGCCGCGGCGATCAAGCTGAACAGCCACGGCTGGGTCGCCCCGGTCATGCTGGCCATGTTCGTCATCGGCCTGGCCTGGATCGTCGTCTTCTATGTGACCGACGGCTCGCTGCCCATCGACGCGCTGGACAACTGGAACATCGTGGTCGGCTTCGGCTTCATCGCCGCCGGGTTCGGCGTCTCCACGCAGTGGAAGTAG
- a CDS encoding rhomboid family intramembrane serine protease: MDHVVSSAPDARSVPVCYRHPDRETGVRCTRCERPICPECMVSASVGFQCPECVHGGGPAHQHTPGGGAGRTMAAARPRTVAGGTVTADPRLLTKVLIGINIALFLVQLAVGEGFTQRFEVIGQAYTPLIPGVQGIAQGQYYRLLTAMFLHAGFTHLLFNMLSLWWIGGPLEAALGRARYLALYAVSGLAGSALTYLLAAPNAPSLGASGAIFGLFGATGVLMRRLNYDMRPLFALLVINLIITFTPGFNIAWQAHVGGLVAGVVTGYAMVHAPRRHRALVQYGTCALVFVVVAVLTLVRTAQLT, from the coding sequence ATGGACCACGTCGTAAGCAGCGCGCCGGACGCCCGGAGCGTGCCCGTGTGCTACCGGCACCCGGACCGTGAGACCGGGGTGCGCTGCACCCGCTGTGAGCGTCCCATCTGCCCCGAGTGCATGGTCAGCGCCTCCGTCGGTTTCCAGTGCCCCGAGTGCGTCCACGGGGGCGGTCCCGCCCACCAGCACACGCCGGGCGGTGGCGCCGGACGCACCATGGCCGCGGCCCGCCCGCGCACCGTGGCGGGCGGCACCGTGACGGCCGACCCCCGGCTGCTCACCAAGGTGCTGATCGGGATCAACATCGCCCTGTTCCTGGTGCAGCTGGCTGTCGGCGAGGGCTTCACCCAGCGCTTCGAGGTGATCGGGCAGGCGTACACGCCCCTGATCCCGGGGGTGCAGGGCATCGCCCAGGGCCAGTACTACCGCCTGCTGACCGCGATGTTCCTGCATGCCGGGTTCACGCATCTGCTGTTCAACATGCTCAGCCTGTGGTGGATCGGCGGCCCCCTGGAGGCGGCGCTCGGCCGCGCCCGCTATCTCGCCCTGTACGCCGTCTCGGGCCTCGCGGGCAGCGCCCTCACCTATCTGCTCGCCGCCCCGAACGCGCCCTCGCTCGGCGCCTCCGGAGCGATCTTCGGCCTCTTCGGCGCCACCGGCGTGCTGATGCGGCGGCTCAACTACGACATGCGGCCGCTGTTCGCGCTGCTGGTGATCAACCTGATCATCACCTTCACCCCGGGCTTCAACATCGCCTGGCAGGCACATGTCGGCGGCCTGGTGGCGGGCGTCGTCACCGGTTACGCGATGGTGCACGCCCCGCGCCGCCACCGGGCGCTCGTCCAGTACGGCACCTGTGCGCTGGTGTTCGTGGTGGTGGCCGTTCTCACCCTGGTCAGGACGGCTCAGCTCACCTGA
- a CDS encoding peptidylprolyl isomerase, which produces MAEELYATLKTNHGDIEVRLFPNHAPKTVKNFVELAKGEREWTHPASGKKSNDPLYDGTVFHRVISGFMIQGGDPLGSGIGGPGYKFGDEFHPDLSFNKPYLLAMANAGPGTNGSQFFITVAPTSWLTGKHTIFGEVTDPASQKVVDEIAAVKTGRNDRPAQDVVIESVVVETRES; this is translated from the coding sequence GTGGCTGAGGAGCTTTACGCCACCCTGAAGACCAACCACGGCGACATCGAGGTCCGGCTGTTCCCGAACCACGCGCCGAAGACGGTCAAGAACTTTGTCGAGCTGGCCAAGGGCGAGCGCGAGTGGACCCACCCGGCGTCCGGCAAGAAGAGCAACGACCCGCTGTACGACGGCACGGTCTTCCACCGTGTCATCAGCGGCTTCATGATCCAGGGCGGCGACCCGCTGGGCTCCGGTATCGGCGGCCCGGGCTACAAGTTCGGGGACGAGTTCCACCCCGACCTGTCCTTCAACAAGCCCTACCTGCTGGCCATGGCCAACGCCGGTCCGGGCACCAACGGCTCGCAGTTCTTCATCACCGTGGCGCCGACCAGCTGGCTGACCGGCAAGCACACCATCTTCGGCGAGGTCACCGACCCGGCCAGCCAGAAGGTCGTGGACGAGATCGCGGCCGTGAAGACCGGTCGCAACGACCGTCCGGCCCAGGACGTCGTGATCGAGTCGGTCGTCGTCGAGACCCGCGAGAGCTGA
- a CDS encoding DUF5324 family protein — translation MTRIDSVRAATGSAKDSVLHAADVVAPYADTAKERAAFYAQEARVRLAPVVSGAAEQARAQYNAQLAPRLEHARRTYVPPKVDLAAQEAACRTRKAARQAAEYSRPRIEQAVAAAGPVADEAAARGAAALVALRGQVSARDIQKLARRNARRCRAGRAAKMVGLAALVAGGAFAAWKWWERQANPEWLVEPPAATEVPEPGGLGSVDGSGDEEQP, via the coding sequence GTGACCCGCATTGACAGCGTGCGCGCCGCGACCGGCTCGGCGAAGGACAGCGTGCTGCACGCCGCGGACGTGGTGGCGCCCTACGCCGACACGGCCAAGGAGCGTGCCGCGTTCTACGCGCAGGAGGCACGCGTACGGCTCGCGCCCGTGGTGTCGGGGGCCGCAGAGCAGGCGCGCGCGCAGTACAACGCCCAGCTGGCCCCGCGCCTGGAACACGCCCGGCGCACCTATGTCCCACCGAAGGTGGACCTCGCCGCGCAGGAGGCGGCCTGCCGCACCCGCAAGGCAGCCCGGCAGGCGGCCGAGTACTCCCGCCCCCGGATCGAGCAGGCGGTGGCCGCCGCCGGACCGGTGGCGGACGAGGCCGCGGCCCGGGGCGCCGCCGCGCTGGTCGCGCTGCGCGGCCAGGTCTCCGCGCGCGACATCCAGAAGCTCGCCCGGCGCAACGCGCGCAGGTGCCGGGCCGGCCGCGCCGCGAAGATGGTGGGACTGGCGGCGCTGGTCGCGGGCGGTGCCTTCGCGGCGTGGAAGTGGTGGGAGCGCCAGGCCAACCCCGAATGGCTGGTCGAGCCGCCGGCCGCGACGGAGGTCCCCGAGCCGGGCGGTCTCGGCTCGGTGGACGGCAGCGGCGACGAGGAGCAGCCCTGA
- a CDS encoding beta/gamma crystallin domain-containing protein has protein sequence MRPRLRGRVGAVLTALLAALFAALRPAGLAALSVRAVAPARDTGRRGRREHSLGTGGGTGGGASTGAFPPGRRVLASPPRSRSPSGGTPVPRRAGSPRALAREEPRMRKWRGAFVAVASTAALLAGVVPAHATNEVNVFDCQADFGSQYFHLGIRNPNGTGTTRCFANAGDLDIGQGGVEQFSSGNNAGWFDYEPGDGYVYRHSFGKGESTYQAYGYVTHLHIN, from the coding sequence ATGAGACCACGACTGCGGGGCCGCGTCGGTGCCGTGCTGACGGCGCTGCTGGCGGCCCTGTTCGCCGCCCTCCGCCCGGCCGGTCTCGCCGCCCTGTCCGTGCGTGCCGTCGCACCGGCCCGGGACACCGGCCGCCGGGGGCGGCGGGAACACTCCCTCGGGACCGGCGGCGGCACCGGCGGCGGCGCATCGACCGGAGCGTTCCCGCCCGGCCGGCGCGTCCTCGCCTCGCCGCCCCGGTCACGGTCGCCGTCGGGCGGGACACCGGTCCCGAGGCGCGCCGGATCACCGCGCGCCCTCGCACGGGAGGAACCGCGCATGAGGAAGTGGCGAGGGGCTTTCGTCGCCGTGGCGTCGACGGCCGCACTGCTGGCCGGGGTCGTGCCCGCGCACGCGACGAACGAGGTCAATGTCTTCGACTGCCAGGCCGACTTCGGCAGCCAGTACTTTCACCTGGGCATCCGCAACCCCAACGGCACCGGCACCACCCGGTGCTTCGCCAACGCGGGCGACCTGGACATCGGGCAGGGCGGGGTCGAGCAGTTCAGCAGCGGGAACAACGCGGGCTGGTTCGACTACGAGCCGGGCGACGGCTATGTCTACCGGCACTCGTTCGGCAAGGGCGAGTCCACGTACCAGGCGTACGGCTACGTGACCCACCTGCACATCAACTGA
- a CDS encoding MFS transporter: METADSPRTPTRPAPPAAGDPAARAIPAASLRLLRTAGFVSNFDRFCITPMLLLIGTQLGVPLTTAMLAASGYFLAYGLMQPVWGLASDRLGRVRVMRISLVGAAAAALLSVLAPDATVLIVARVAAGACFAASIAASITYVGDTVPAAVRQRPLSELMTAFALGTAVATVVAGALAHYVSWRLVFALPGVIAAYLVLALRRLPEPPRAVPGALLAPFKVVLNSRWQWFVMAVAMLEGAVLLGFLTYIAPALEARGASATLAGAVSALYGVGSMSAAQIVKRLVGRWTPVRLIVVGGVQMAVAFGLAAASLSVPALVGCALLLGGGWSFMHSTIQSWATALSPAARATGVAMFGVALYVGSALASALAAGAAERHAYQGMFLTAAILSVPLTVAAAVGRAKYRN, encoded by the coding sequence ATGGAGACCGCCGATTCACCCCGCACCCCCACCCGCCCCGCGCCCCCTGCCGCCGGCGACCCGGCCGCGCGGGCGATACCCGCCGCCTCGTTACGCCTGCTGCGCACGGCCGGTTTCGTCAGCAACTTCGACCGCTTCTGCATCACCCCGATGCTGCTGCTCATCGGCACCCAGCTCGGTGTCCCGCTGACCACGGCGATGCTCGCCGCCAGCGGCTACTTCCTCGCCTACGGCCTGATGCAGCCGGTCTGGGGCCTGGCGAGCGACCGGCTCGGCCGGGTGCGGGTCATGCGGATCTCGCTGGTCGGGGCCGCCGCCGCCGCGCTGCTGTCGGTGCTCGCACCCGACGCGACGGTGCTGATCGTGGCCCGCGTCGCGGCCGGCGCGTGCTTCGCCGCGTCCATCGCCGCGTCCATCACGTACGTCGGGGACACCGTGCCCGCCGCGGTACGCCAGCGCCCGCTGAGCGAGCTGATGACCGCGTTCGCGCTGGGCACCGCCGTGGCCACCGTCGTCGCCGGGGCGCTCGCGCACTACGTCAGCTGGCGGCTGGTCTTCGCCCTCCCCGGCGTGATCGCCGCCTACCTGGTCCTCGCCCTGCGCCGGCTGCCGGAACCGCCGCGAGCGGTGCCCGGTGCGCTGCTCGCCCCGTTCAAGGTGGTGCTGAACTCGCGCTGGCAGTGGTTCGTCATGGCCGTCGCGATGCTCGAAGGGGCCGTCCTGCTGGGCTTCCTGACGTACATCGCGCCCGCGCTGGAGGCCCGGGGCGCCTCGGCGACGCTGGCCGGGGCGGTGTCCGCGCTGTACGGCGTGGGGTCGATGTCGGCGGCGCAGATCGTCAAGCGGCTGGTCGGGCGCTGGACGCCGGTACGGCTGATCGTGGTCGGCGGGGTGCAGATGGCGGTGGCGTTCGGCCTGGCCGCGGCCAGCCTGTCGGTGCCGGCGCTGGTGGGATGCGCTCTGCTGCTCGGCGGCGGCTGGTCCTTCATGCACTCCACGATCCAGTCCTGGGCCACCGCCCTGTCCCCGGCCGCCCGTGCCACCGGCGTCGCGATGTTCGGCGTGGCCCTCTACGTCGGCAGCGCCCTGGCCAGCGCCCTCGCCGCCGGGGCCGCGGAACGCCACGCCTACCAGGGCATGTTCCTGACGGCCGCGATCCTCAGCGTCCCGCTGACCGTGGCCGCCGCCGTGGGCCGCGCAAAGTACCGGAACTGA